In Lepus europaeus isolate LE1 chromosome 22, mLepTim1.pri, whole genome shotgun sequence, the following are encoded in one genomic region:
- the GPX2 gene encoding glutathione peroxidase 2 gives MAYIAKSFYDLTAVSLDGEKVDFNTFRGRAVLIENVASLUGTTARDFTQLNELQCRYPRRLVVLGFPCNQFGHQENCQNEEILNSLKYVRPGGGYQPTFTLVQKCEVNGQNEHPVFAYLKDKLPYPHDDPFSLMTDPKFIIWSPVRRSDVAWNFEKFLIGPEGEPFRRYSRTFPTINIEPDIKRLLKVAI, from the exons ATGGCTTACATCGCCAAGTCCTTCTACGACCTGACTGCCGTCAGCCTGGACGGGGAGAAGGTAGACTTCAACACATTCCGAGGCAGGGCGGTGCTGATTGAGAATGTGGCCTCTCTCTGAGGCACCACCGCCCGGGACTTCACCCAGCTCAACGAGCTGCAGTGCCGCTACCCCAGGCGCCTGGTGGTGCTCGGCTTCCCTTGCAACCAGTTTGGACATCAG gagaaCTGTCAGAATGAGGAGATCCTGAACAGTCTCAAGTATGTGCGCCCCGGGGGTGGGTACCAGCCCACCTTCACTCTGGTCCAGAAGTGCGAGGTGAACGGGCAGAACGAGCACCCCGTCTTCGCCTACCTCAAGGACAAGCTGCCCTACCCCCACGACGACCCGTTTTCCCTCATGACGGATCCCAAGTTCATCATCTGGAGCCCCGTGCGCCGCTCGGATGTGGCCTGGAACTTCGAGAAGTTCCTCATAGGGCCGGAGGGCGAGCCCTTCCGACGCTACAGCCGCACCTTCCCCACCATCAACATCGAGCCGGACATCAAGCGCCTCCTCAAGGTCGCCATATAG